One Pseudomonas sp. C27(2019) DNA window includes the following coding sequences:
- a CDS encoding cytochrome C oxidase subunit IV family protein, whose translation MSNTKVLIFCWLALVVATAVTVYFGASTMTLASQVAAVLIVAIIKSGLIIDGFMELRHTQQRWRVIMYGWPLAMSLIIAVTILIPHFMAS comes from the coding sequence ATGTCAAATACCAAGGTGTTGATTTTCTGCTGGTTGGCATTGGTCGTGGCAACGGCGGTAACCGTATATTTTGGCGCCAGCACGATGACGCTAGCCAGCCAAGTTGCTGCCGTTTTGATCGTGGCAATTATCAAATCAGGCTTAATTATTGATGGCTTTATGGAGTTGCGTCATACCCAGCAGCGTTGGCGGGTCATTATGTATGGCTGGCCACTAGCAATGAGTTTAATCATTGCTGTGACTATCCTGATTCCTCACTTTATGGCGTCATAG
- a CDS encoding cytochrome c oxidase subunit 3, translated as MSTLSKKDTTQALPGDLAMWIFILAELAAFTLFILAFSVTQMLYPDMFTAGRAELDPSTGFAMTVGLLSSGFLAALAVERVRVNKARQAAVLIIAAIASGMVYVVLKFSEYAHLANAGFDLEYNMFFTLYWLLTLFHFLHVWLGLFVLAFLAWRCFRLGFDAQNRSGMESGVMYWHMIDLAWVIIFPLVYLLG; from the coding sequence ATGTCCACTTTGAGTAAAAAAGATACGACGCAGGCGCTGCCGGGTGACTTGGCGATGTGGATTTTTATCCTCGCTGAGCTGGCAGCCTTTACTTTATTTATTCTTGCTTTTAGCGTCACGCAAATGCTCTATCCCGATATGTTTACAGCGGGACGGGCAGAGCTTGATCCTTCCACTGGCTTTGCCATGACCGTGGGTTTATTGTCGTCTGGTTTTTTAGCGGCGCTGGCTGTAGAGCGGGTGCGGGTTAATAAAGCGCGACAAGCGGCAGTGTTGATTATTGCCGCCATTGCTTCAGGCATGGTCTATGTGGTGCTTAAGTTCAGTGAATATGCGCACCTAGCCAATGCAGGCTTTGATCTTGAATACAATATGTTTTTTACTTTGTATTGGTTGCTGACGTTGTTTCACTTTTTGCACGTTTGGTTAGGTTTATTTGTTTTAGCCTTTTTAGCTTGGCGCTGTTTTCGTTTGGGCTTTGATGCCCAAAACCGCAGCGGCATGGAGTCAGGTGTGATGTATTGGCACATGATTGACTTGGCTTGGGTGATTATCTTTCCACTTGTGTATTTACTGGGGTAG